AACGTAATCACAACTATTTTCATATAAACACGACCTTTTACTTAATCATACAAAATAAAAAAATGAAAGACAACCTCAAAAGGTGAACAGCCTCTTGTCAAGTAGACACGGTAAATAATATAAAATTAGATGGCCATATACCTATATTCTAAAGGTGTATGGCTTTTTAATTTACGTTGTATTCTTTCATGATTATAGAACTTAATGTAATCTTTAATTGCTTTTGTGAGTTTTTC
The Paracholeplasma morum genome window above contains:
- a CDS encoding IS3 family transposase, with translation MVQSMSRVGKCIDNGPIENLWGIIKSEMYYLETFDSSEKLTKAIKDYIKFYNHERIQRKLKSHTPLEYRYMAI